A DNA window from Daucus carota subsp. sativus chromosome 3, DH1 v3.0, whole genome shotgun sequence contains the following coding sequences:
- the LOC108212248 gene encoding uncharacterized protein LOC108212248 — MPLYAKFMKQVLSNRKKLEAVVTISLNEECSAVIQRNIPPKLKDPGSFSLPCTIGKVGVKRALCDLGASVSLMPYSIYKRLGLGELKKTRISLQLADRTIKYPLGVLEDVLAE; from the exons ATGCCCCTTTATGCGAAATTCATGAAACAGGTATTATCTAATCGCAAGAAGTTAGAGGCGGTGGTGACCATCAGTCTTAATGAAGAGTGTAGCGCGGTTATCCAACGCAATATTCCTCCTAAGCTCAAGGATCCTGGGAGCTTTTCTTTGCCCTGCACCATTGGAAAAGTCGGAGTAAAAAGAGCATTATGTGATCTTGGAGCTAGTGTGAGTTTGATGCCATATTCAATCTACAAAAGACTTGGTTTGGGAGAGCTAAAGAAAACAAGGATATCACTTCAACTTGCAGATCGAACTATAAAATATCCACTTGGTGTACTTGAGGATGTTTTG GCTGAATGA
- the LOC108210932 gene encoding zinc finger protein CONSTANS-LIKE 5 has translation MDLAGKMAELAAGRKFPMRAKPCDTCKINAAVLFCRTDSTYMCMDCDSRIHGNNSYERVWMCEVCEHAPSSVTCKADAAALCVMCDWDIHSANPLARRHERVPVTPFYHAAVGVVKSTATAILEIPPIESESNMIGYKNCNKNLCHGHEETKLSADVQADMKSIEFLFSDPDNLLEFGYPAPNDVVPLYGHHSTGADSVVPVQISTKPAPQSSSVMGSVDNPFEIDFTTSNISSFNNSFAAPSVSQNISSDVGIVPDGSMSDTSYPFVLQMKNNVNTNTPYNGTAQASVEMDRKARVMRYREKRKNRKFEKTIRYASRKAYAETRPRIKGRFAKRTENTEDVDRWFTSVPATTNFINNSGFGVVPSF, from the exons ATGGATCTCGCCGGAAAAATGGCCGAGTTAGCCGCCGGCAGGAAGTTCCCGATGAGAGCAAAGCCGTGCGACACTTGTAAAATTAACGCGGCGGTGCTGTTCTGCCGCACGGACTCAACGTACATGTGCATGGACTGCGACTCGAGAATTCACGGTAATAATAGTTACGAGCGCGTGTGGATGTGCGAGGTGTGTGAGCACGCGCCGTCTAGTGTCACGTGTAAGGCAGACGCTGCAGCTCTCTGTGTCATGTGTGACTGGGACATTCATTCGGCCAATCCGCTCGCGCGGAGGCACGAGCGGGTCCCGGTGACTCCGTTCTATCATGCTGCAGTTGGGGTCGTGAAATCGACCGCAACTGCAATACTAGAGATTCCTCCTATTGAATCTGAATCGAATATGATTGGTTACAAAAATTGTAACAAAAATTTGTGTCATGGTCACGAGGAGACTAAGTTGTCAGCGGATGTGCAGGCTGACATGAAATcgattgaatttttattttcggaTCCCGATAATTTATTGGAATTCGGATATCCGGCTCCGAATGATGTGGTTCCTTTGTATGGACACCATAGTACTGGCGCTGATAGTGTTGTTCCGGTTCAGATTAGCACTAAGCCAGCACCGCAATCATCTTCGGTTATGGGATCTGTTGACAATCCTTTCGAGATTGATTTTACAACTTCGAATATAAGTTCGTTCAACAACAGCTTCGCAGCTCCTTCTGTCAGCCAAAAT ATTTCATCGGATGTCGGAATTGTACCAGACGGAAGTATGTCAGATACATCATATCCATTTGTTCTTCAAATGAAAAACAATGTTAACACGAATACCCCTTATAATGGGACTGCTCAAGCATCTGTTGAGATGGATAGAAAAGCTAGAGTAATGAGGTACAGAGAAAAGAGGAAAAACAGGAAATTCGAGAAGACGATACGATACGCTTCTCGCAAGGCGTACGCCGAGACGAGGCCACGAATCAAGGGCCGATTTGCGAAGCGGACGGAAAATACTGAGGATGTTGATCGGTGGTTCACTTCTGTTCCTGCGACCACAAATTTCATCAACAATTCGGGGTTTGGGGTAGTTCCGTCATTTTAA
- the LOC108213500 gene encoding MDIS1-interacting receptor like kinase 2 produces MALLHSPLVFLLLHVLFISVVPQILKSSPRTEAEALVKWKSSLLPSASLSSWPSSNLENLCNWTGITCNSAGTVSNLNFSGQKHNGTLSYFSFSSFRNLTSLDMSHNLLSDFIPGGIGDLAELQYLSFYENDINDLRNLAFLDLSRNELTGSLPKNISKLFKLEELRLGKNNFTGPIPSSISQLRQLQTPDLKEIYLNSSIPPELGLCTKLTFLALALTELYIKNNTFTGIIPPEIGTLTNLTYIGNLKELLELDLSESYLEGSIPAKIGKLTKLVVLHLHFNNLSGTVPPEIGNLAQLEILDLQNSQFDGVVPDSIAELSHLNLIHLHNNRFSGSLPKDLGKKNLHLSTVNFSSNRFSGKLPEGLCSSLTLAWITVTANNFSGVLPPCLGNCSKLSRVRLDKNQFSGNVSEAFGFHFSSIYILFSSLSGNKFTAELSSQWGKNESLTNMEMSQNKISGAIPAELGNLQNLRVLQLEPNELTGPNEMGNLNQLLKLNLSSNHLTGDIPKSLGKLSKLNYFDLSTNKLKGSIPKDLGNCESTLSLNSFSEEIQSELGNLVQSQITLDLSSNSLSGTIPSNLAKLKVLENLNISHHQLSGKISSSLSTGMISLETIDLSYNNLSGPVPSFPHKVEKVPSIQYLGVGPNRFVQEGFQKRLNINEKIGYEERFLMETHFCVETLKDCPHLRLCLSSHLIPKHDLEATNSKNSKSLIWEREGRFTFRNIVRATEDFSERYCIGRGGFGTVYKAKLFNGEIVAVKRLNITDSSKATTINRMEL; encoded by the exons ATGGCATTACTTCACAGTCCACTTGTTTTTCTACTGCTGCATGTTCTTTTCATCTCAGTAGTTCCACAAATTCTAAAATCATCACCAAGAACTGAGGCAGAAGCTCTTGTCAAATGGAAGAGCAGTTTATTACCATCTGCTTCTCTCAGTTCTTGGCCCTCAAGCAATCTCGAAAACCTTTGTAACTGGACTGGCATTACCTGCAATTCTGCAGGGACAGTTTCGAATCTCAATTTTTCTGGTCAAAAACATAATGGAACACTTTCTTACTTCAGTTTCAGTTCATTTCGGAACCTCACTTCCTTGGACATGAGTCACAACCTGTTATCAGATTTTATACCAGGAGGGATTGGAGATCTGGCAGAACTTCAATACTTGAGCTTTTATGAAAATGATATAAATG ATTTAAGGAACTTAgcttttcttgatttgtcgagGAATGAGTTGACAGGTTCACTGCCAAAAAATATTTCCAAGCTTTTCAAGCTAGAAGAACTTCGCCTAGGAAAGAATAACTTCACAGGGCCAATTCCTTCTTCAATAAGTCAGCTTAGGCAGCTTCAAACTCCTGATCTCAAAGAAATTTATTTGAACTCTAGTATTCCTCCTGAGCTTGGCTTGTGCACCAAGCTCACCTTCTTGGCTCTAGCT TTAACAGAActatacataaaaaataataccTTTACGGGTATTATTCCTCCTGAAATTGGTACATTGACAAATCTCACATACATTGGCAATTTGAAAGAGCTTCTAGAGTTAGACTTGTCAGAAAGCTATCTAGAAGGTTCAATTCCAGCAAAAATAGGAAAGCTCACCAAATTGGTGGTCTTACACTTGCACTTCAATAATCTTAGTGGAACTGTTCCACCTGAGATAGGAAACTTAGCACAACTGGAAATTCTCGATCTCCAAAACAGCCAATTTGATGGAGTGGTGCCTGATTCAATTGCAGAATTAAGTCACTTGAACTTAATTCATCTTCATAATAACAGGTTTTCTGGTAGCCTTCCAAAGGACTTGGGAAAAAAGAATCTCCATCTGTCCACTGTGAATTTTTCCTCCAACAGGTTCTCTGGTAAATTGCCAGAAGGATTGTGCAGTAGTTTAACCCTTGCATGGATTACAGTAACTGCAAACAATTTTTCAGGGGTTTTACCGCCATGCCTGGGAAACTGCTCCAAATTGAGTAGAGTCCGCCTTGATAAAAACCAGTTCTCTGGAAATGTTTCTGAGGCATTTGGTTTTCACTTTTCATCCAtatatatcttgttttcatcTCTGAGCGGCAATAAGTTTACCGCTGAACTCTCCTCCCAGTGGGGAAAGAATGAAAGTCTCACAAACATGGAAATGTCACAGAACAAAATTTCAGGTGCCATCCCAGCTGAGCTTGGAAACTTACAGAATTTGCGAGTTTTGCAGCTGGAACCGAATGAGTTGACAGGTCCGAATGAAATGGGAAATTTGAACCAGTTGTTGAAACTCAACTTGAGTAGTAATCATTTGACTGGAGACATCCCCAAGAGTTTAGGCAAATTATCAAAGCTCAACTACTTTGATTTGTCTACAAACAAATTGAAGGGAAGCATACCGAAAGATCTTGGGAATTGTGAGAGCACATTGAGCCTGAACAGTTTTTCAGAAGAGATACAATCTGAACTTGGCAATTTGGTTCAATCGCAAATTACTTTGGACCTGAGTAGCAATTCACTTTCAGGCACCATTCCTTCTAATTTGGCAAAACTGAAAGTTTTggagaatttaaatatttcgcACCATCAGCTCTCAGGTAAAATTTCCTCCTCATTATCTACCGGGATGATTAGTTTGGAAACTATTGATTTATCTTACAATAACTTGTCTGGCCCTGTACCCTCGTTCCCACACAAAGTGGAAAAAGTACCGTCAATACAATACCTCGGCGTAGGTCCAAATAGATTCGTTCAAGAAGGGTTCCAGAAGAGGTTGAACATAAATGAGAAGATTGGTTACGAAGAAAGATTTTTAATGGAAACCCATTTCTGTGTGGAGACTCTAAAGGATTGTCCCCATCTCCGGCTTTGTCTTTCAAGTCATCTAATTCCA aaaCATGATTTAGAGGCGACCAATTCCAAGAACTCTAAGTCACTGATTTGGGAAAGAGAAGGGAGGTTTACATTTAGGAATATCGTGAGAGCCACTGAAGATTTCAGTGAAAGGTACTGCATTGGAAGAGGAGGATTTGGAACTGTGTACAAGGCCAAACTGTTTAATGGTGAGATTGTTGCAGTAAAAAGGCTGAATATAACAGACTCTAGCAAGGCTACAACAATTAATCGAATGGAGCTTTGA